The following nucleotide sequence is from Lathamus discolor isolate bLatDis1 chromosome Z, bLatDis1.hap1, whole genome shotgun sequence.
gggaggtgcCACGGCTGCGCCCGCACCGTTTTTCCCGGCTCGTCGCCGCGGCCCGGCGTCGCGGCGGTGTTGCGATGGCGCTGGAGGTGCGGAGCATGGAAGACGATGTGGAGGATGGCGAGCTCTCCGACTCGGACTCCGACATGCCTGGTGTCGGCTCCCCCGGGCGCCCGCAGCAGGTGAGGAGGGAGAGGTGGCGGGCGGTGTGGCTTGGGTTCCGGTAGGAAGGCCCTACCGGGAGAACGCAGCGAGAGGCCGCGCCGGCGCCCCTGATGCCCAGCCgaccttggcagtgctgagcgCCCGCGGAGGGGTTTTCGGCCCTGCGGCTGGGTGTCAGGGGCCCTTCCTCAGGCCTCACAGATCGCTCTGGGCTCAGGAGCCGGCGGGTGTCCCCGATGCCCCCTCTCGGGAAGCTCGCATGCTGCGGGGCGGGGTGGTGGAGTTGTTGCTGCTGGGCACTGGGTTTGATGAGCCGAGGAGAGCTCTCACCGATACCGCCAGCCGCTGCAAGAACAATAGAATAACCCGTAGTAGCAAGCACGCTGAGTGTCGGCCGCTGCTTTCTCTGGGCTTCACGACTCTTGCACCTGTGAATAGCTGAGGTGTTACCGTGTTGCCGGGTGTCTCAGTGTTTTCATGTTAGTGGGTTATGGAGTACATGAGGAATTCATGGTGGTGTGTGGGCAGGAAGTGCTTTCAAAAGAAGATAAAACAGTATACGACGCGCCGTGTGTAAGgatgtttattttctgtagttattttgatttattagCAATATATTTCTGGGAGGTGTAGCACAAAATAAGTTATTACAAAtatgggattatttttttgtgttttgtgtagAGTCATAGagttgttagggttggaaaggacctcaagattatctagttccaacccccttagCATGAGCACACGTCATACTAGACCATGGTGCCCAAGGttttttccagcctggccttgaacactgacagggatggggcagttatcacttctttgggcagcctgttcgagtgcctcaccacctcacagtaaagagcttcttccttatgtctaacctgaacttcccctgtttcagtttgaacccattaccccttgttctgtcgctacagtctctgatgaatagtccgtccccagcatccttataagcccccttcagatactggaaggctgctatgaggtctccacgcagccttctcttctccaggctgaacagccccaactttctcagcctgtcttcttagagaatacattttaaagtaaaggTTTGTAGTTCATGACATGATAATATTAGTTGAAGAcctgtgtttttgtttgctaaTAGGAGGATGAAGAAATTGTGCTATAATGGTGGTGAAAGCAGTAAGGTTAAATAAAGTTGtttggttggtggtttttttaatttcacctGAGATTAAAGGAAGAGAGCCCATTTCTAAAAATCATGTGGTttaagggggaagggaaaggaaaacaatgacCACAAGTGATGTACAGTACGACTGCTTACCACTTGCTAACCGATAACCAGtccagccagagcagagatCTGGGCtttccaggtgactcccccaggtttatatactgggtacgatgtgctgtgctatggagtacccctttggctagtctggctcaggtgtcctgcctgtgcttccttctggcttcttgtgctgctcctgactggcagagcatgagactgaaaagcttTTGATTGGAGTAACCATTACTTAGCAAGAACTAGAAACATCAGTGTGCTATCAGCTTGGGCTAAAGGCAGctctgcatcagctactaagaaggagaaaaataactgttggAGCTGAACCTAGGACATCAGGGGATAGCATATAACTTTAGGGTAGGAAaccagctggggaaaaaaatggaattatGAGTATTGAAAATTCTTACCGCAGATTAGCACAGACAGCATGGCTGAAAGCTTACAGCAATTGGGAATAAGAATTTTGGGTTATGTTACCTGTGGTGCTTTTGCAGGTTATGTAGATTTGAGCAGGCTTGGCTTTAATGTTTATTTGTCAGGTGCATGGGGAAACAACATTTTGTGAGTATTTTCATAGCAATgggactctttttttttttttttttttttttgttttgtaaagtATGTTGAAACTTTAGGGGTTTTGTCCCAGTTAATTTAGAAGCCATAGTGAGTCTGGGCTTTGTTGGCTTAAAGGAAGCAAACCccgtttgctttttttttttttaaaggaagcaaaaccagtttGTAAAGTACTAGTGTCCCCAGCTGATTATGTGCTGTCCTGGTTGAAGCAGAATCGCAATGCACTGTTAGCTTCTCAAAGTCTGAGCAACATCCAagctttgtgggtttgttttttgtttcttttggtcattttttcttcttgtttgagTCTCTGGGAAGACTGTTGTTGCAGGTGTCGGGGTCCAACTGCAGAAAACCCCAGTATCAGACCCTGTTTCATCTCAtgatcccaagagtgaaattaagacacaaacaAGGTCAAGTACCTTTATTGATCAGTTGGTGTATTACAAAAAGGCAGTTATTAATAAAGGGGATAGCGACAGGACAGGatggaaatgaagcaaagattcagggtgcagagagagagagtgagAATGGATCCGGTCGTTCAGGGATTGTAGCTAATATCAGAGCAGTGTCCCCCAAGAGTCTGCAGTAGTCATCAGAGGTGTGTGGCCTTGTGAAGGCGACCTTCTGGAGTCATCCATTTGAAGGTACCCAATGGAATGTGTCTCGTGGAGTTGCCCTCATGGCGATGTCTCATGGAGGGTGCCCCTCAGGGTCCACAGTAGTCATTGGTGGACAGATtactttttctcccccttttatAATAAGTTGGGGGGagtacctctgttcttcatgtcaTGTATTGCATGTTCCTGGTGGACCATTTTCTCTGATCTTGCAGTCAGCTCTTCAACTGCAGGGGCctgcagcaattcttgggatAATGGGCAGCAATATCATACACCAGTCCTCGAGGTAATGGATGGAAGAGTCTTAGCTCTTTCCCACTCATCCCTCAGGCAATGGATATTGGAATCGtaactcctcccacccatctctgagacaaaagATAGGAGGAATCCCATCTCAGTTGCTTATCATGATCTTTAAgacagtggagtctgatttcagatcagtctctcaTAGCAGATCACTAATTTTGACctctttcaaactgaaaaaaatttctttgcagattaaaagaagaaaaaaaagcaaaccaaaacaccgTGGTAAATTGCTgtagtggtttgttttttacatttttgaaaGTGCTGTGCATGTTGTGTCTTTGTCCAGTTTGGGAATTTTAGTAGTTTTTCCAGTCTcgtaataattttaatttcattcagCAAAGATGATGTTAAGTGACTCCTGTGAGATCAGTGAGCTAATCAAATCTTTGGTGTGATTTGACAGCTGTTTTAATTTACAAGGGTATTTAAGTTAATGGacatttactttttcatttcagaattcACTTGATGGCAATGATTTGGGCAGACCATTCCAGAGCAGCATTTCATCATGTGCACCAAGTGTTCCTTACCGAACCACTAAAAGTGTAGATTCAAGTGatgaaagcttttctgaatCTGATGATGACAGTTGTCTGTGGAAACGAAAACGACAGAAGTGTTTCAACTTCCCTGCTGCTAAATCTGAGCCTTTTCAGTTTAGCCAGAGCCACCAAAAACAAACTGCTGTAGGTGGCAAGAAGGTCAACAACATTTGGGGTATGGTGCTCCAAGAGCAGAATCAGGATGCAGTGGCTAATGAACTTGGAATTCTAGGCATGGATGGTAGTATTGACAGAAGCAGGCAGTCTGAGACTTACAATTATTTACTGGCTAAAAAGCTGATGAAGGAAGCTCAGCAAAAGGAGGCAGAGACtttggataaagaactggatgaaTACATGCACGATGATAAGAAAACATTGCCAGCAGAAGAAGAAAACGGACAAGGCTCTGTTAGACGGAAGAGACCTCTGAAAGATAGACTAGGTGGAAGAcaagaaatgaaatataaagGAAGGTACGAGATAACAGAAGAAGATTCAGAGGAAAAAGTTGCAGATGAAATCGCTTATCGGTAAGTTTAGTAACAGCGTATCTTCACTTCTGTAAGTATTGGTAAACTATTGatggaaaagaagagggaagaagaaaaactttctTGCTTTCAAATATGTAAGATGACATTCAACATTACAAACAGCATATGAGTGCCTTGTGTGTATTTCCAAAATTCTGGAATTAAAATGCAGCATTATGGCTAGCTTCTTGTAGAAGCATCCAGTAATACTgtctaatttttttattttttttttctctttaaggtCTACCAAAATATTCTGTTATTTGAGAACAATGGCAAggaaaaatgtctgtttctcATGGTACAGATTTAGTAGTAGGGTTATTTTTAGGAAATACTTCATGAGTGAAAATGTGTATTTGGAGTTGG
It contains:
- the PHAX gene encoding phosphorylated adapter RNA export protein, with protein sequence MALEVRSMEDDVEDGELSDSDSDMPGVGSPGRPQQNSLDGNDLGRPFQSSISSCAPSVPYRTTKSVDSSDESFSESDDDSCLWKRKRQKCFNFPAAKSEPFQFSQSHQKQTAVGGKKVNNIWGMVLQEQNQDAVANELGILGMDGSIDRSRQSETYNYLLAKKLMKEAQQKEAETLDKELDEYMHDDKKTLPAEEENGQGSVRRKRPLKDRLGGRQEMKYKGRYEITEEDSEEKVADEIAYRLCEPKKDLIARVVKIIGKRKAIELLMETAEVEQNGGLFIVNGSRRRTPGGVYLNLLKNTPSIKEEQIKEIFYLENQKEYENKKAAKKRRIQVLGKKMKKAIRGLNLQEYDDASRETFASDTTEALASLDDLQEGHHEAKMDPEDIIEIDNAHDLEIF